TGGCGCGTCTCAACATACCCTCAGTCTTCCTCTACGGCGGAACAATTCTCCCAGGAAAATACATGGGGCGGGATGTAACGATTCAGGATGTTTACGAAGCGGTCGGCAGCTACAGCACAGGCCAGATGACGCTCCAGCAGCTGGTTGAGCTGGAGAGAGTCGCCTGCCCGACGGAGGGCTCCTGCGCAGGGCTCTACACCGCCAACACCATGGCCTCGGCTATAGAGGCTCTCGGCATGTCTCTCCCCGGCACTGCCTCAATCCCAGCCGTCGACCAGAGAATCTATGATGCAGCGTACAGGTCGGGTGCGCAGGTTCTAAAACTTCTGGAAAACGGAATAAAACCACGCGACATAATGACATACGAGGCGTTTGAAAACGCGATAACAGTCGTCTGCGCGATGGGCGGCTCAACCAACTCTGTTCTTCATCTACCGGCCATGGCTTATGAAGCTGGTGTAAAGCTCGACATCGATGTCTTCGACAAAATCAGCAGACGGACGCCTCACATAGCTGACATGAGGCCCGGTGGCCGGTTTGTGATGGTTGACCTGGACAGGGTGGGCGGTGTGCCGGTTGTTTTGAAAAAGCTTCTCGACGCTGGTCTCCTGCACGGAGACTGCTTAACCGTCACCGGCAAAACTCTGGCGGAAAACCTTAGGGAGATGAGGATAGGTGATGGCGGAGAAGTCGTGAGACCTCTGTCTAACCCGATACATCCAACAGGCGGCATCGCAATCCTGAAGGGAAACCTGGCCCCAGAAGGAGGTGTGGTAAAGTCCACAGCCTCGGCTGTGCAGTATTTCAAAGGCCCAGCCAGAGTGTTCAACTCTGAGGAGGAGGCTTACAGAGCTTTGCTGAAGAGACAAATCCAGCCGGGCGACGTCATAGTTATCCGCTATGAGGGGCCGAAGGGTGGGCCCGGGATGAGGGAGATGCTCGCGGTCACTGCAATAGTTGTGGGACAGGGTCTGAAGGAAAAAGTAGCCCTCTTGACCGACGGCCGTTTCTCAGGAGCAACACATGGGCTAATGGTTGGACATGTCTCGCCAGAGGCAGCCGTGGGCGGGCCGATCGCCGCTCTGAAAGACGGCGACATCGTGGAAATCGATGTGCCGAACCGCAAGCTATCCGTCGAGCTCTCCGACGAAGAAATAAGGAAAAGGATGGAGAACTGGACACCGCCCCCGCCAAAGTATACACGCGG
The sequence above is drawn from the Candidatus Caldarchaeum subterraneum genome and encodes:
- a CDS encoding dihydroxy-acid dehydratase, whose product is MRTNTFCAMVRRLYSHEVTEGPERAPHRAMLRAVGLRDEDFGKPFIGVVSTGNEVTPCNLHLTDLAKEARRGVWENNGVGIEFTTIAVSDGISMNTEGMKGSLVSREVIADSIELECFAERFDGLVGIAGCDKSLPGTVMAMARLNIPSVFLYGGTILPGKYMGRDVTIQDVYEAVGSYSTGQMTLQQLVELERVACPTEGSCAGLYTANTMASAIEALGMSLPGTASIPAVDQRIYDAAYRSGAQVLKLLENGIKPRDIMTYEAFENAITVVCAMGGSTNSVLHLPAMAYEAGVKLDIDVFDKISRRTPHIADMRPGGRFVMVDLDRVGGVPVVLKKLLDAGLLHGDCLTVTGKTLAENLREMRIGDGGEVVRPLSNPIHPTGGIAILKGNLAPEGGVVKSTASAVQYFKGPARVFNSEEEAYRALLKRQIQPGDVIVIRYEGPKGGPGMREMLAVTAIVVGQGLKEKVALLTDGRFSGATHGLMVGHVSPEAAVGGPIAALKDGDIVEIDVPNRKLSVELSDEEIRKRMENWTPPPPKYTRGVLAKYAKLVGSASRGAVCG